The Methylocystis bryophila genome contains the following window.
CTCAAGGCGGTGACTGTGGCCTATGTCGAGCCGCGCTATTACCCCACGGGCACGATCAACTTCGAGCACACCTTCTCCGAGCCTGGCTATTACGTCGGCATCGTCACGGCGATCGGAGATCATGGCGAGCGCTGGGTGTCGCGTTTCCCCTTCTCGGTCGACAAGAGCTTCATGCGAACTCTGCCGATCTACCTGCTGCTCGCGGCTGCCGTGGTGGCGGGATTCTTCATCTACCTGCGTCATCGCCACGAATGGGCGCCGAAGAAAGTGTCGGCGCGCCCTCCGAGTGATCCGACGCCGACGCTGCCGCCGGCGCCGGCCGAGTAGGGCGCTCATGCGCGCAGAGCATGTCCCGGAAAAGTGCGAAGCGGTTTTCCGGTCAGGACATGCTCCACCCTTTTGATTTGGCGCGATTCCTTATCGCTCGAAAGATTCCGTTCGAGCGGGAAACGCGCTAGTCCGTCTCGCCCTCGATCGCTTGGGCGAGACGGGCGATCGTCTTGGCGTAGACGCGCGCCTTGTTCCATTCGAGCAGCACGGCGAAATTGGCTTCGCCTTCGCGGAAACCTTCGCCGCGCTTCCAGCCCTTCGACTGCAGGAAATTCGCGGTCGAGGCGAGCGCGTCCGCCGTGTCGCGGATGAGGTCGCGCGTGCCGTCGCCGTTGAAGTCGACCGCATAGAGCAGATAGGACGAGGGCAGGAGCTGCGTTTGGCCGATCTCGCCCGCCCAATCGCCACGCATGTCCTCAGGACGCATGTCGCCGCGCTCGACGATTCTGAGCGCGTCCAAAAGCTCGGCGCGAAACGTCTCCGCGCGCCGACAGTCATAGGCGAGCGTCGCGACCGCGCTGAGGATGGGAAAGCGCCCGGTGTCGGCGCCATAGCCCGTCTCCAGCCCCCAGATCGCGACGATGATCGCGCCGGGAACGCCATATTGCCGCTCGATCTTCGCGAGCAGCGCGGCGTGGCGGCGCATCAGCGCCTTGCCGTGCGAGACGCGTTTCGGCGTCACGAGCCGCGCAGAGAAATCCTCAAAACTCTTCTTGAAGACATGGCCCTGGCCGCGGTCGCGCCCAATGACGCGGGGATCGTAACGCACGTCGCGAAGCGCGCGCTCGACGACGCTGCGCGAAACGCCGTTCGCCGCCGCCTCGTCCTTGAAGGCGGCAAGCCACGCGCCGAAGCCGGACGAATCATTGCCGCAAGGCGCGGCAAGAGCGGGCGCAGCGGAGAGGGCGATGAGGGCCGTCGCGAGAAAGCGTGCGACTCTTAGAAAAGCATTGTGGTAGCGCTGGTCAGCCATGTGTCGAGCAACGATATCCACTCTGTGCTTTCGGATCGATCATTGGATTGAAGGGGCGGAGTGGCGGGCGATTATCGTCTCGCGCATATTTGAGTGAAATTTCGCGCCCTAGGCTCCTGGGACCTGCATGGGTCCGCCCTATCCCCAACTCGCCTTATGTCTCAACTCCGTCTGGGCAGACGTTTCGATCGGCTCGAAGCTCGCGCCAATTCAGTCACGCGTCAACTGATTCGGATGGATCTCTGAAAACCGCTTTTCCCCAGGGAGTTTCGCTATCTCGCAGCAAATTTGCGAAAAGCGGAGATTCCCATGCCAACACTTCGTAGAGCGATGACTTCAGCTCACTCCATTTTCCTGAAGGGGCTCCTGCCTTTGGCGTCGTGAAGGCGGGGCCTGTCGCAAGGGGTCGATCGCCGAGAGAGAAGGGCGCGTCCGACGGCCTTCTCGAGGCGGAAAACTTGCACCGGCGCGCCCGTCGTCAGCTTAAACGTCACAATTTCTTCGCGAGGCTGACAATGGACGCGTTTACCCGCGCTCGTCGGGTTGAAACCTGTCTTGAGGGGCTTTCATGAAACATGCTCTGTTCAGAACCATGTCCGCTGCGGTGGCGTGGATGATCGCCATGCAGCCGCTAGGGGCGCAGATGCTTGGCTACGGTTCGGCGCCAATCTTCTTCAACAACCCGCCCGGCGCAACCTTCCCTCAAAATCAACCCCTCGTGCGCCAGCAGCCGAACCCGACCTCGGACGTCGCGCCTTACGCGTCCCGTTTCCAGAACGATTTGGCCTTCAGCCAGCGCTACCAAGCCTATTATGCTCAGGCGCTGCGCAACAAAGTCAAATATGTCTTCGTCATCTTTAACGAGAACCGCTCTTTCGACCACGAATTCGGCACCTTTCCTGGCGCCAATGGCCTCTATTCGGACGGCGTCAATCCGCGCTCGCCGGCCAACACGCCGGGATTCACGCAGACCTACACTGACAAGCTCTCGGGCGCGACGATCACAGTGCAGCCCTTCCTGATCGGGTCACAGCAGAACGCAAACATCATCGACAGCGTTGATCATTCCCACACCGGTCTCGCGACGAAGCTCGATGTGGGCAGCAACGGCGTCCCGCAGATGAATCAGTTCTCGCTCGACGAATATACCAAAAGGGCCGGCGCGAGTCCGACTTCGACAAGCAACAAGGCGGCCAATCAATTCGCCCATCTCGTCATGGCGCACATCGACTGCAACACAATCCCGTTCTTCTGGTATTACGCCAGCCGATTTACGATCTTCGACAACATCTTCGCGACCGAGGACACGCCCTCGACGCCGAACGCGATCGCCATGATCGCCGGCCAGTCGGGCGAAACGCAGTGGGTCAAGCACCCTTCCAGCGGCTCGGCTGGGCCGACCGACACGTCCGTTGCGAATATCTGCCAGCAGCCAGGCGCGACCCCGAACCCCAGCTCCTTGACCCCGGGCCAGACGGGCACGCTTGCGGGCGTGCCAGTCACCGGCGACCCGCAGCCCTTTTATGGGTCGGAGTTCGACGGCACGACGACCTCGCGTGAGCCCGCGGGCTGCGCCACCCCTGGAAACCCCGCAAAGCCGGCCGAAAGTTACGCCACGAGCAACATCGCGAACGTCTTGACCTTCGCGAGCCTGCCGCTCACCTTCCAGGGCTCGCAAATTCGGGCGGCGATGGCGACGGATCGCAATGCTTCGATCGATCTCGGCGACATCCAGAACGACATCCCGTACATCGCCTCGCTCGGCACGGCGCCAGTCGCTTGGCGCTGGTATCAGGAAGGCTTCGACCATGAGCCGACCGACCCGCCGGGCGAAACGACCAACACCAGTTTCGTGAGCCATCACGACGGGGCGCAGTATTTCGGCTACATCGCCGACAATCCGTCGCTTTCTTCAAACCTGAAGGGCCTTGGCGATTTCTTCAACGACATCGCTAACAACAACTTGCCCCCGCAAGGCGGCGTCATCTACATCCGCGGCGGCTACACCAACATCCAAGGCTTCTCGCCGACGATTCAGAACCCGAACTTCCCGGTGACTGGCGCGCTGGCGGGGACTGCGGCCACCAATCCCAACATCGCCGCGGTCAACACAGCGAAATCTGGCGACGACAATCACCCGAGTTACACGGACGCCTTCATCTCCGAGGCGATGGCGGCGCGGGTGATCAATGCGGTCGCCGGCAATCCGACCCTGTGGAGCCAGAGCGCGATCATCATCACATTCGATGAGTCGGACGGCTTCTACGACCACGTGCCGCCGCAGATTCTGTCCTACGGACCAGACGGCCTGCCGCAGGCGCGTGGCGTGCGCATTCCGCTGATCCTGATCTCGCCCTACGCTCACGCGCATGCGGTTTCCGACGCAATCGGCGATCACAACGCGATCATCGAGACGATCAACGCGATCTTCAACCTGCCGCCGCTCTCAACGCTTCCCGACGAGGCGTCGGCGCTGGCGGCGGGCAATTCGGCGGCCTTCAATCAGTTCGTCCCGGCGGGCGGTTTGCCGGTGACTTCTGGCCAGCAGAAGTATCTCGGACCGCGCGACACACCCTCGGCCTTAATGCAGAGCTTGCTCTCGGGTTTCGACCTGGCGCGTCTCATGGGCAACTCTCCGCCGCTTCCGGCGTCGCTCGCGCTGATCCCGACCTCGATCGCGAATAGCATGCCGCCTTTTAGCGGGGCGGGCTGCTCGGCGATCGGCGTGACGCCCGTCGTGCCGCAAGGTCAAACTACGGACAATCCTCCGCCGGCCGGTTTCAACAACCTGCCCTCGACGCTGCCGCAGTATAACTAGCGCGCTTCCCGCTCGAACGGACTCGTTCGAGCGATAAGGAATCGCGCCAGATCAAAAGGTTAGAGCATGTCCTGGCCGGAAAGCCGCTTCGCACTTTTCCGTGACATGCTCTAACGCGACGCGAGACGCACGATTGGAGGGGCTCGCGCCGCGCGGCGCGAGCCCTTTCTGCGTCATGTTCAGAGAAGGGGACTCCTCGCCGTGCAAAAGCTTCCATTCGTCATCGCAATCGCCTGCGCGCTCTCGAACCTATCGGTATCCCCTTGCGTCGCAGGAGCCTTGCTGGACCGCGTCAAGCAGCGAGGGAGCGTGACCTGCGCCGCGGTCCAGCGCCCCGGTCTCGCGAAGATTACGGGCGGGGAGTGGCGTGGGATGCTTCTC
Protein-coding sequences here:
- a CDS encoding lytic murein transglycosylase, translating into MADQRYHNAFLRVARFLATALIALSAAPALAAPCGNDSSGFGAWLAAFKDEAAANGVSRSVVERALRDVRYDPRVIGRDRGQGHVFKKSFEDFSARLVTPKRVSHGKALMRRHAALLAKIERQYGVPGAIIVAIWGLETGYGADTGRFPILSAVATLAYDCRRAETFRAELLDALRIVERGDMRPEDMRGDWAGEIGQTQLLPSSYLLYAVDFNGDGTRDLIRDTADALASTANFLQSKGWKRGEGFREGEANFAVLLEWNKARVYAKTIARLAQAIEGETD
- a CDS encoding alkaline phosphatase family protein, giving the protein MKHALFRTMSAAVAWMIAMQPLGAQMLGYGSAPIFFNNPPGATFPQNQPLVRQQPNPTSDVAPYASRFQNDLAFSQRYQAYYAQALRNKVKYVFVIFNENRSFDHEFGTFPGANGLYSDGVNPRSPANTPGFTQTYTDKLSGATITVQPFLIGSQQNANIIDSVDHSHTGLATKLDVGSNGVPQMNQFSLDEYTKRAGASPTSTSNKAANQFAHLVMAHIDCNTIPFFWYYASRFTIFDNIFATEDTPSTPNAIAMIAGQSGETQWVKHPSSGSAGPTDTSVANICQQPGATPNPSSLTPGQTGTLAGVPVTGDPQPFYGSEFDGTTTSREPAGCATPGNPAKPAESYATSNIANVLTFASLPLTFQGSQIRAAMATDRNASIDLGDIQNDIPYIASLGTAPVAWRWYQEGFDHEPTDPPGETTNTSFVSHHDGAQYFGYIADNPSLSSNLKGLGDFFNDIANNNLPPQGGVIYIRGGYTNIQGFSPTIQNPNFPVTGALAGTAATNPNIAAVNTAKSGDDNHPSYTDAFISEAMAARVINAVAGNPTLWSQSAIIITFDESDGFYDHVPPQILSYGPDGLPQARGVRIPLILISPYAHAHAVSDAIGDHNAIIETINAIFNLPPLSTLPDEASALAAGNSAAFNQFVPAGGLPVTSGQQKYLGPRDTPSALMQSLLSGFDLARLMGNSPPLPASLALIPTSIANSMPPFSGAGCSAIGVTPVVPQGQTTDNPPPAGFNNLPSTLPQYN